The Antedon mediterranea chromosome 7, ecAntMedi1.1, whole genome shotgun sequence genome has a segment encoding these proteins:
- the LOC140055427 gene encoding KRAB-A domain-containing protein 2-like: MCASSRFPEAIPLRRITAKNVVKALVKFFTWVGLTKAVQSDQGSNFMSNIFKQVLEQLCVTHIRSSAYHPQSQGALERFHQTHKNMIKTYCFQCEKEWDEGVPLLLFAVRETVQESLGFSPFELVYGHSVRGPLKIVKERLLGNAEESVSILEYVSEFRD; encoded by the coding sequence ATGTGTGCATCAAGTAGGTTTCCAGAAGCGATTCCTCTTAGGCGTATTACAGCTAAGAATGTTGTTAAAGCATTGGTAAAATTCTTTACATGGGTAGGATTGACTAAAGCTGTTCAGTCCGATCAAGGATCAAACTTCAtgtcaaatatatttaaacaagtCTTAGAGCAGTTATGTGTTACCCATATACGTTCAAGTGCTTACCATCCACAGTCTCAAGGGGCACTTGAGAGATTTCATCAAACACATAAGAATATGATTAAAacctattgttttcaatgtGAAAAGGAATGGGATGAGGGAGTTCCCTTATTGTTATTTGCTGTTCGTGAAACAGTGCAAGAGTCCTTAGGGTTTAGCCCATTTGAGTTGGTGTATGGTCATTCGGTCCGAGGCCCTCTTAAAATAGTCAAAGAAAGGCTGTTAGGGAATGCAGAAGAGTCTGTATCGATACTAGAGTATGTGTCTGAATTTCGTGATTGA